The following are encoded together in the Xanthobacter autotrophicus Py2 genome:
- a CDS encoding conserved hypothetical protein (KEGG: bbt:BBta_p0116 hypothetical protein) — MRNFLFAAPLVVVATVALAQTAPASGEVTKIDEAQGKITLKHGPIKNLDMDGMTMVFATGDPAMLKTVKVGDKITFEADRVNGRLTVTKISKTK; from the coding sequence ATGCGGAACTTCCTTTTCGCGGCGCCCCTCGTCGTCGTCGCCACCGTCGCCCTCGCGCAGACCGCGCCGGCGAGCGGGGAGGTCACCAAGATCGACGAAGCCCAGGGCAAGATCACCCTGAAGCACGGGCCCATCAAAAACCTGGACATGGACGGCATGACCATGGTCTTCGCCACGGGAGACCCTGCAATGCTCAAGACTGTAAAGGTGGGTGACAAGATCACATTCGAGGCGGACCGGGTGAACGGGCGACTCACCGTGACGAAGATCTCTAAAACTAAGTAA
- a CDS encoding blue (type 1) copper domain protein (PFAM: blue (type 1) copper domain protein~KEGG: rpd:RPD_4269 blue (type 1) copper domain), producing MKLRSLLVPAVAAVLVAGAALASPGHKPGEGHGDSAFGQPGNPKQPARVVNIVMREDNGKMEFVPDRIEVKTGEQVRFVIRNNGELDHEIVLATLEENLKHAEVMRKNPDMEHDDPNAKRLAPKKTGEFIWKFTKAGTFDFSCLIPGHREAGMTGTVIVK from the coding sequence ATGAAACTCAGGTCGTTGCTTGTTCCGGCCGTCGCCGCCGTTCTCGTCGCCGGTGCCGCTTTGGCCTCCCCCGGGCACAAGCCGGGAGAAGGCCACGGTGACAGCGCTTTTGGCCAACCCGGCAACCCGAAGCAGCCTGCGCGCGTCGTCAACATCGTGATGCGGGAGGACAACGGGAAGATGGAATTCGTGCCCGATCGTATCGAGGTCAAGACCGGGGAGCAGGTCCGTTTTGTCATCCGCAATAACGGCGAACTTGACCATGAAATTGTCCTCGCCACGCTCGAAGAAAACCTCAAGCATGCCGAAGTTATGCGCAAGAATCCGGACATGGAGCACGACGATCCGAATGCGAAGCGCCTCGCCCCGAAGAAAACTGGCGAATTCATCTGGAAATTTACCAAGGCAGGCACGTTCGATTTTTCGTGCCTCATTCCGGGCCACCGGGAAGCCGGCATGACCGGAACCGTCATCGTGAAATGA
- a CDS encoding outer membrane efflux protein (KEGG: nha:Nham_4384 outer membrane efflux protein) gives MEASSIRPALAALPLALLLAGCATFSPDSGMTLVADETIRSAAGELGGNVVKISSEEEAALAGARVAALLSQPLTARNAVQVALLNNRGLQAEYNALGISEAAYVEASLPPNPSFGVERLNGGGELDVERRLVANLLALLTLPARSEIAKSQFEAAQQRAIEATLRTAAETRRAYYQVVASRQTVGFLEQARLSADAAADLTRKLGETGTATKLDQARASAFYAEVSNELAQARMQAGTAREALTRKLGVWGAYVGYKLPGQLPALPSRIRTAQQVEVDAVRRRTDLIAARLELDAMAKSLGLTEATRFVSLLEGGYRGNYQRADGETLRPQGFELEVQIPIFDFGEVNVRRARETYMQAVNLLMEKAVNVRSEARAAYVTYRASYDIARQYQTKILPLRKTINEQALLEYNGMLIDVFELLTTARESITSNVAAIGARRDFFLAEVDFETAILGGGSGSGIGTVVASAAPGGGD, from the coding sequence ATGGAGGCATCCTCGATTCGCCCAGCGTTGGCGGCTCTCCCGTTGGCGCTTCTGCTCGCGGGTTGCGCCACCTTTTCTCCCGACAGCGGCATGACCCTTGTGGCCGATGAAACCATACGCTCGGCGGCAGGAGAGCTCGGAGGAAATGTGGTCAAGATTTCCTCTGAAGAGGAAGCTGCGCTGGCGGGTGCCCGCGTCGCTGCGCTCTTGTCCCAGCCTCTTACCGCTCGCAATGCCGTCCAGGTCGCGCTCCTCAACAATCGAGGCCTTCAGGCCGAATATAACGCCCTTGGAATTTCCGAGGCTGCCTATGTGGAAGCAAGCCTCCCACCGAATCCCTCCTTCGGAGTGGAGCGGCTGAACGGCGGCGGGGAGCTCGACGTGGAGCGCCGTCTCGTTGCCAACCTGCTCGCCTTGCTGACGCTTCCCGCGCGCAGCGAGATTGCGAAAAGCCAGTTCGAAGCAGCGCAGCAACGAGCTATCGAGGCCACCCTCCGCACGGCCGCCGAAACGCGACGCGCCTATTATCAGGTAGTGGCCTCCCGGCAGACGGTTGGCTTTCTGGAACAGGCGAGGCTCTCCGCTGACGCCGCGGCTGACCTCACCCGCAAGCTCGGCGAGACCGGCACCGCCACCAAGCTGGACCAGGCTCGCGCCAGCGCCTTCTACGCTGAGGTGTCGAACGAGCTTGCCCAAGCGCGTATGCAAGCCGGTACAGCACGTGAGGCGCTCACTCGTAAACTCGGTGTGTGGGGCGCCTACGTCGGCTACAAGCTCCCCGGCCAGCTCCCTGCGTTGCCTAGCCGCATCCGTACCGCGCAGCAGGTGGAGGTGGACGCCGTGCGCCGGCGCACGGATCTCATCGCCGCGCGGCTCGAACTCGACGCCATGGCGAAATCCCTCGGCCTCACGGAGGCGACACGCTTCGTCTCGCTGCTCGAAGGCGGATATCGGGGCAACTACCAACGTGCGGATGGGGAGACCCTGCGTCCTCAAGGCTTCGAGCTCGAGGTCCAGATTCCAATTTTCGACTTCGGAGAGGTGAATGTGCGCCGTGCGAGGGAGACCTACATGCAGGCGGTGAACCTGCTCATGGAGAAGGCCGTGAACGTCCGCTCCGAGGCACGGGCCGCCTACGTGACCTACCGGGCGAGCTACGACATCGCCCGCCAGTATCAGACGAAAATTCTCCCCCTGCGCAAGACCATCAATGAGCAGGCGCTGCTAGAATACAATGGAATGCTCATCGATGTCTTCGAGCTTTTGACCACCGCCCGAGAAAGTATCACGAGCAACGTCGCTGCGATTGGAGCGAGGCGTGACTTCTTCCTCGCAGAGGTGGACTTCGAGACGGCTATCCTCGGCGGGGGATCCGGCAGTGGAATCGGAACCGTCGTCGCATCTGCGGCTCCCGGCGGCGGCGACTGA
- a CDS encoding plasmid pRiA4b ORF-3 family protein (PFAM: plasmid pRiA4b ORF-3 family protein~KEGG: rru:Rru_A0351 hypothetical protein): MSHIDRIARLKIELDDWRPAIWRRVEAPLGSSLKTLHDVIQAVMPFEDCHLFEFRADGQRFAIPDPEWDSMRDRTYSARATKLGALIDRGITKLTYTYDFGDDWRHTITIEATAAADPATDYPRYLDGARRAPPEDVGGITGFELFLEAIADPEHEQHDELMLWHGRTFDPNLLDEDRIRARIAKLARRRAQGKAAFAKGRSQMS; encoded by the coding sequence ATGAGCCACATCGATCGCATCGCACGGCTGAAGATCGAGCTCGATGACTGGCGGCCCGCCATCTGGCGCCGCGTCGAGGCGCCGCTCGGCTCCTCGCTCAAAACCTTGCATGACGTCATCCAGGCCGTGATGCCGTTCGAGGACTGTCACCTGTTCGAGTTCCGAGCTGACGGGCAACGCTTCGCCATCCCCGATCCGGAATGGGACAGCATGCGCGACAGGACCTACTCTGCCAGGGCCACGAAGCTCGGTGCCCTCATCGACCGCGGCATCACCAAGCTCACCTACACCTATGACTTCGGCGACGACTGGCGGCACACGATCACGATCGAGGCGACCGCAGCCGCCGATCCCGCCACGGACTACCCCCGCTATCTCGACGGTGCCCGCCGCGCGCCACCCGAGGACGTCGGCGGCATCACGGGCTTCGAGCTCTTCCTCGAGGCCATCGCCGATCCCGAACATGAGCAACATGACGAACTCATGCTCTGGCATGGTCGGACCTTCGATCCAAATCTCCTCGACGAGGACCGCATCCGCGCCCGCATCGCCAAGCTCGCCCGACGCCGCGCCCAGGGCAAAGCCGCCTTCGCAAAAGGCCGAAGCCAGATGAGCTGA
- a CDS encoding multicopper oxidase type 3 (PFAM: multicopper oxidase type 2; multicopper oxidase type 3~KEGG: bbt:BBta_p0117 twin-arginine translocation pathway signal; putative copper resistance protein (CopA)) → MTVSRRNFLGASGALALVSAGAVSGRVQAASIPEAATMKEATMQPPLVPTSGPDYQPVVTLNGWTAPWRMNGDWKEFHLVAEPVVREIAPGMVAHLWGYNGQSPGPTIEAVEGDKVRIFVTNRLPEHTTIHWHGQILPSGMDGVGGLTQPHIKPGKTFVYEFQLRKSGTFMYHPHADEMVQMAMGMMGFFVVHPKDPAFRRVDRDFVFLLNAYDIEPGAYVPKVNTMLDFNLWTWNSRAFPGIDPFVVGKGDKVRIRFGNLTMTNHPIHMHGYDFKVSCTDGGWVPEEAAWPEVTIDCAVGQMRAFDFVAEHAGDWAIHCHKSHHTMNAMGHDVRTYIGVDKKELAKKIRRLVPDYMPMGSTGMADMGEMEMPLPDNTLPMMTGFAQFGAVEMGGMFSVVKVREGIAAGDYRDPGWFKHPEGTVAYEWTGESKTVVRAPSPVVDSATTTEVRVVKPGRGSSGDHDAH, encoded by the coding sequence ATGACGGTTTCCCGAAGGAACTTCCTCGGAGCCTCCGGCGCCCTCGCGCTGGTGAGCGCCGGCGCTGTCTCCGGCCGCGTCCAGGCGGCTTCCATCCCCGAGGCCGCCACCATGAAGGAGGCGACCATGCAGCCGCCACTCGTGCCCACATCCGGGCCGGACTACCAGCCGGTGGTCACCCTGAACGGCTGGACAGCGCCATGGCGGATGAACGGGGACTGGAAGGAATTCCACCTCGTTGCCGAACCGGTGGTGCGCGAGATTGCCCCCGGCATGGTCGCGCACCTGTGGGGCTATAATGGCCAGTCCCCCGGCCCAACCATCGAGGCAGTGGAAGGCGACAAAGTCCGCATCTTCGTCACCAACCGCCTGCCCGAGCACACCACCATCCACTGGCACGGGCAGATCCTGCCGAGCGGAATGGACGGGGTAGGCGGTCTCACCCAGCCGCACATCAAGCCAGGCAAGACTTTCGTCTATGAGTTCCAGCTCCGTAAGAGCGGCACGTTCATGTACCACCCCCATGCGGACGAGATGGTCCAGATGGCCATGGGGATGATGGGATTCTTCGTGGTGCACCCGAAGGACCCTGCCTTCCGGCGCGTGGACCGGGACTTCGTGTTCCTGCTGAATGCCTACGACATCGAGCCCGGCGCCTATGTGCCGAAGGTCAACACCATGCTCGACTTCAATCTGTGGACTTGGAACAGCCGCGCCTTTCCCGGCATCGACCCGTTCGTGGTGGGCAAGGGCGACAAGGTGCGCATCCGGTTCGGTAATCTCACCATGACCAACCATCCCATCCACATGCATGGCTACGACTTCAAGGTTTCCTGCACAGATGGGGGATGGGTTCCGGAGGAGGCGGCCTGGCCTGAGGTGACCATCGACTGCGCGGTCGGCCAGATGCGCGCCTTCGATTTCGTGGCCGAGCATGCGGGGGACTGGGCGATCCACTGCCACAAGTCCCACCATACCATGAACGCCATGGGCCACGACGTGCGCACCTATATCGGCGTCGACAAGAAGGAGCTGGCGAAGAAGATCCGCAGGCTCGTGCCCGACTACATGCCCATGGGATCGACTGGCATGGCGGACATGGGCGAGATGGAGATGCCGCTCCCCGACAACACGCTGCCCATGATGACCGGCTTCGCCCAGTTCGGAGCGGTGGAGATGGGCGGCATGTTCTCGGTGGTGAAGGTGCGCGAAGGGATCGCCGCTGGCGACTACAGAGACCCGGGCTGGTTCAAGCACCCGGAAGGCACCGTCGCCTACGAATGGACGGGCGAGAGCAAGACGGTGGTTCGCGCCCCGTCTCCGGTTGTTGATTCCGCCACGACAACAGAAGTCCGCGTGGTGAAGCCCGGCCGCGGCAGCTCAGGCGATCATGACGCCCACTGA
- a CDS encoding conserved hypothetical protein (KEGG: bbt:BBta_p0135 hypothetical protein) — protein MTEERANWIGELIRHWREDRDGTYRTWFLWDERIKNFRSIRRGLQAVVEEIRTERFGNAYRGSSLETVLDSISEQRQVFKGADHAFMWKPKLRIPDIYENRANQIAFGRFLDVCLCCNGEDHVISAIRVLDQMQIKGLGPAAANLLYFLHPTWVPPFNTAIVKGYNKLTGAGVKLGRWDQYLAMRKGVLDLNAAHRALLSNDLGAVAAFLFDIGSDRYPLPPPDETASLDRWRANLEIVRAESAALSKALQTARDADHTHTEIQGWLRDLGLALGYDVWIAANDASRGYGDGRLDDGCLRQLPDRLARIGSADAVRLIDVLWLDRTVQDVVAAFEVEHTTSIYSGIVRMLDLALGLDGAAARNFFLVAPDDREGEVRAQFKRPAFSRVGQLDLRYLPYSELRNHREAIARFGSGLKAILAIARPISPSAHRGAPATAL, from the coding sequence ATGACGGAAGAGCGGGCTAATTGGATCGGAGAGCTTATCCGTCACTGGCGGGAGGATAGGGACGGAACCTATCGCACCTGGTTCCTTTGGGACGAGCGGATCAAAAATTTTCGCTCGATCCGGCGCGGCCTCCAGGCGGTCGTTGAGGAAATCCGCACAGAGCGCTTCGGAAACGCCTATCGCGGCTCGTCACTGGAGACAGTGCTGGATTCGATTTCCGAGCAGAGACAGGTCTTCAAAGGCGCCGACCATGCCTTCATGTGGAAGCCCAAGCTGCGCATTCCGGACATTTACGAGAATCGCGCCAACCAAATCGCCTTCGGCCGGTTTCTCGATGTGTGCCTGTGCTGCAACGGGGAGGATCACGTCATTTCGGCGATCCGCGTGCTGGATCAGATGCAGATCAAGGGCCTCGGCCCGGCAGCGGCGAACCTGCTCTATTTCCTGCACCCGACGTGGGTGCCACCGTTCAACACCGCGATCGTCAAGGGTTACAACAAGCTGACCGGCGCCGGCGTGAAACTGGGACGCTGGGACCAGTATCTCGCCATGCGCAAGGGCGTGCTCGACCTCAACGCCGCCCACCGCGCGCTGCTGTCGAATGATCTCGGGGCGGTCGCCGCCTTTCTGTTCGACATCGGCTCGGATCGCTATCCGCTTCCACCACCAGACGAGACAGCGTCACTGGACCGCTGGCGAGCGAACCTCGAAATCGTGAGGGCCGAATCAGCCGCCTTGAGCAAGGCCCTGCAGACGGCCCGCGACGCGGATCACACGCACACGGAGATCCAAGGCTGGCTGCGGGATCTCGGTCTCGCGCTCGGCTACGATGTATGGATTGCCGCCAACGACGCGAGCCGCGGCTATGGCGACGGCCGCCTCGACGATGGCTGCCTCCGGCAACTGCCGGACCGGCTGGCCCGGATCGGCTCGGCGGACGCGGTACGGCTGATCGATGTTCTCTGGCTCGACCGAACGGTACAGGACGTAGTCGCCGCCTTCGAGGTCGAGCACACGACCAGCATCTATTCGGGAATTGTCCGTATGTTGGACCTCGCCCTTGGCCTCGATGGTGCGGCGGCGCGCAATTTTTTTCTCGTTGCCCCCGACGATCGTGAAGGTGAAGTGCGTGCACAGTTCAAGCGTCCCGCCTTCTCTCGTGTAGGCCAACTGGACCTTCGCTATTTGCCCTACAGTGAACTGCGAAATCACCGCGAAGCGATCGCGCGCTTCGGCAGTGGCCTGAAGGCTATTCTAGCTATTGCACGCCCCATCAGCCCGTCAGCGCATCGGGGAGCACCCGCTACGGCTTTGTGA